CAAGCTTTTCGGTTCGTATTATTTGATTgttaagaagagagaaaaaacttGAATAGAGACATGCGCTTCATTAAAGATTAACAAAATACCTTTAAGNNNNNNNNNNNNNNNNNNNNNNNNNNNNNNNNNNNNNNNNNNNNNNNNNNNNNNNNNNNNNNNNNNNNNNNNNNNNNNNNNNNNNNNNNNNNNNNNNNNNtatatatatatatatatatatatatatatatatatatatatatatatatatatatgtgtgtgtgtgtgtgtgtgtgtgtgtgtgtgtgtgtgtgtgtgtatatatatatatatttatgtatgtgtctgtttgtcccccacccatcaccacttgacccatgttagtgtgtttatgtccccgtaacttggtgggtcggcagagaggaaaaatacaataagtattaggtttataAAGATTAAGTCTTGGAatcaatttcttcgactgaaaaccctttaaggcaatactccagcatggctgcaatcaaatgactgaaacgtgtcaAAGAATAATATCACTCCGTAAAAATTACAGATATTTTGAGaattatataattttctgaaCCATTGAAACCTTGAGATGATGTAAAAGTCCATATAAATACTATTAAATGAGAAATCTCCAGAAAAATCGATGAAAGTTATAGTCTTACCTCTTCTCTTCTGTGAGCTGTCTGTTATTTTTCACATTACTTTAAGAAGTAAAACAGCAAAATCAAAaaccatatttatataattattctgCTTCATTGCGTTGATAAAGCCTTTAACAAACCTTAGTATGGTGTATTTGGAAAAGAAACTCTAAAAACACCGTGTCCTAAAGCTTCTCATACTTACTCTTGTTGGTTTTACATCTTGTCTTGGCCATAGTTTACAAGTTTTCTCTGAGCAGACGACACTTAATTCACTAATGCGCATGCGTGGCTTGGGCtgcgtttttaaatcaaaaataaaacaaaaaaagacgaacgctttttgcttttccttcagtaaatacatgctctctctctatctatctatctatctacctctgtttatatatctctctatctatctatctatctatctatctatctatctatctatctatctatctatctatctatctctctatctacttctgtttatatttctctctctctccccttgtttccttccctctctctctctcttcctcctttctccttttacttctttcaattatACATCATCTCCCGTGTTAAATATTCTCTTTcccctctccatctttctctccacCTCTGCCTGCAACTATTGAACCACATAATACCATAATAGCCATCCTTCCCCCCCCCAGCTCTCACCGCTTAccacctctctcactttctccccctctttttctttctcctctttctcccttcAATCTAATacttagatgcttttattaaattcattcagttggtaaatataaataaatcttggaataatggttttgatttactgccgggtgacttttggccaaccttatatatatattccaacattatcagttatcattatcattgtttaaatgtctattttccattctggcatgagttggacagcttGATAAGAACTGACAATGCACAGAACTGCACTctactccaatgtctgctttggtaagGATTCTTCAGACAGAATCCCTTCttcacaccaaccactttacaaagtatactgGGTGTTATTTTTCCTGACCCCTAAGAATTATGAAATGATAAATGCAAAATCTTAAACAATGAAGAGTTTATTTATCTTGAGAACAAGAAGGAATTGGCATGGCTGGGTAGTTAAATCATCTAGCACTGAACCTGACGACACATGTTGGGAAGCATGTGTCTCCTTACACGGCACCTTTGTCAagattcttctactatagctcgaaccttgtgagtggatttggtagatggaaactaaaagaagcctgtcgtatatatatatatatatgtgtttgtgtttgtttccctgtCACCAtttaacaactggtgttagtgtgtttatatccccgtaccTAGCGGTTCctcaaagagatcaatagaacaagtactaggcttataaagaatatgtcctggggtcgatttcttcgactgaaaaccctttaaggcaatgctccagcatggctgcaatcaaatgactgaagcgtgTCAAAGAATAATAGCACTCCGTGGAAATTACACATATTTTgagaattatattattttctaaaccATTGAAACCTTGAGATGATGTAAAAGTCCATATAAATACTATTAAATAAGAAATCTCCAGAAAAATCGATGAAAGTTATAGTCTTACCTCTTCTCTTCTGTGAGCTGTCTGCTATTTTTCACTTTACGTTAAGAAGTAAAACAGCAAAATCAAAaaccatatttatattattattctgcttCATTGCATTCGTAAAGTCTTTAACAAATCTTAGTATGGTGTATTTGGAAAAGAAACTCGAAAAACCCCGTGTCCTAAAGCTTCTCATACTTACTCTTGTTGGTTTTACATCTTGTCTTGGCCATAGTTTACAAGTTTTCTCTGAGCAGACGACACTTAATTTACTAATGCGCATGCGTGGCTTGAGCtgcgtttttaaatcaaaaataaaacaaaaaatacacaaacgCTTTTCGTGTTTCTTTCATaaaacacattttctctctctgtctctctctctctctctctccctctgtcacctTCACTCCTTTCTATCTATCACTCTTTCCATGTCTTTCTCTCGCTTTTCTTGTTTCcctccctatctctttctctcattctcccaTTTATTCTCACTCCCACCCCtttctcattttccttctttcaactATACGGCATCTACTCTCTGATAAatattcccctctttctctctagctTCCTCTGTCTCACCCTCTCTTTTtatcctcctccctctctttctcattttctctcattctttctctgtcctttctcttttgcttctttcaacTTTAACGCATCTCACCTGTGTTAAATattctctttcccttctttctctctttccttgtaCCTTTTCCTGTAACTATCTAACCGCATACCATAATAGCAATCCTTAGCTATCATCGATGaccacctctctctcactttctcacaatgccccaaggtgactgaactctgggcttatgtcgaacacctgctgtcgcattcgagaagagtacaactgtcgagcgaatctgtaattaagatcgttccgccgacctccctgaatagggaggagcgaacctgttttctctcggtagttgctgtggcgaaagaggtagaatggaagacgagagtgaaaggaattgcaacaggcatgttcatctccagtctcgagctaatcgactttttcgttttccacatgaaacggaaaataaagcctgtcgcaaagtgtgtttcgtaaaagatggaagtatatagcaagcatgttgcgagtgaaagaacctgtttaaacgagaatgtaaaaaaggagaaagcaaagtcttcagtgtgagtttgtggtttgtggggtcgaccgtttcctccgcttcattttttgttaatcactcattctcatttaattgtttgtttattcatacgtttcgtctcattcgataccctgacccccaacgtttgttttgtctgtccccatatagtcccctctttttctcaacctttttgttaataaagaaatattctctcactctttttctctctcatcattTTATTTCCACTTTCTCCCTTCAACTAACAACAACGTCACACATTTTTCCTTATCTTATtaacataaagatacatatacaggatatttaccttttgaccggcagatttagaaaataattttttctaactaatcactttcaaacttcgtatactggtagaatgtgtcatataaaacatcttttactcttaagatatatatatacatgcatacatacacgacgggcttctttcagtttccgtctaccaaatcctcatacggcccgagactatatttcgtggtggtgtatatatgtgtgtgtgtgcttatatgcatttatatgtacaagttatacatataatcatatacctGGAtagacatacgtatgtgtgtgtgcacacacaaaaatacattatGAGGGTGATATTTTTAACCGAGACGTAACAATCGTATCTGATTCTTCAAGTGCTTCAATTCTTcgcatgtacatgtatttacTAGATTGCTGACATTTATTAATGCCTTTCCCCATTGTGCTGATGTGTCTTTTCTATTATTAATAAAGCTGTCGGCATTTTTGCCAACACCCGTATGCTATTAATATTAGGAATaatgtataactgtatgtatttTTGAGAATATTGAAGCATATTGGTGAGTTTTAACATAGGTCACTGATTACTTTGAAACAAGGGGAATAATTCTCTCTACCTTAACCACAAAATTTTGAAGGAGTGGACTTGTCGCTTAGCATTTTGCTCTtcacactaacgattctgtcagctcgctgtctCAATAAGCGGAATAGTGGATCGACGACACGACCTACTGGCTGTGTTTCTAATTAGTTCAATTAATCTAATTATTTCAATGTTTGTGAATGAGATAGGACCACCTACATATTCCAGGGTCGGTGTTCCATCACATTCaggattaaatatttcatttcatcacaACTTACATTGTTAATCGGTTGTTCCCGGTTTTACAACCAGGGGTAAATAGCTTTTAATTAACAACAAATCAATCAATGAACGTTCCTCAGCCTTCTTCACTTTTCATTTGGACTTTATAGCAAACATTCTATTGGTAAATAGAAAATGTATCTACATTACCTCTGTTCCACATAAACAAAGGTCTGTGATATCTAAGACAAGAAATTGAACCGTAAGAGGTTAACTCGCAGACATTTCTCAACTGTTGTAGAAGAATTTCAATCTCATAAGAACACTTGTTACCAATTGTATATGGATGCTTTACATTTTATGCACTATAGAACatcattaaattataatttagtcTGCAAGAAACATTCTAGCAGTAAATAGAAAATGTATCTACTTTGGAAACGTCTCCACATGTAAACAGACGTTTGcgagcaatgtgcaccaaagaataACAAAGAGCAGTGGTCCAATTTCTCTGGCTGGAAgatgtgtcaggtgctgaaattcatcagAGGCTTTTGGCACAATATGGGTACAGTGCACTACCGTGTAAAATTGTGCATGAGTAGATCGAGAAGTTTAAAAGGGGCCAGACAAGCATGATGCACAAAGAGGGAGCAGGACACCTATCAACTTCCACCAGTGACGGgaagattcagcaagcttgagagatggtaatggtgaagcggttcaccattaccatctcttggATCACtgcttctttattcttctttggtacacattgctagtggagcagccATGCTCATACAGTAAGGCAAGGAAGAAAAGTGACGCCATCAGCCTGAAATTTCGATCCCGCGACCGTCGGAAGTTTTTAAATGCATGGATGCAACTAGCAGTGACATGAAAGCCACAATGTGATCACTctgtatgctaaaaataacagccaaatctctaataaatacatttttttttaaatttgaaaattttaaatcacACCACAATAACGACGCCCAtcccttaaaaataaaatattaaaaaacaatgtATCAGCTCAGTTCCCGTTTATTTCTACCGAAATCTAGGTTGAatttatttttcctgttattaACAAAACGTAGTACGATTTGAGAgtgatttagctattatttcacCAGGTCTGCCGTTGTTGatgcatatttattatttataatactgATTATTATGCCAGTTGGTGGGGCTTTTGGTTGTTgtcttgtgggggggggggttgtggtgGAACGTTTGCTATTGACTGACGATATTAAATAAGCAAATTACTATAATTGAACGTTTCTGAGTGTATAAATAATGTCGGAGACTTTTAACATACGTCACCGGTAATATTGAAACAAGTGGAATAATTATTAACGACACCGCTTATTTTGTGTGTTTCCAATTAACTGGACTAATCTAATTATATGACACATTGTAATTAGCTCATGTTAAAGTGAATGTTTGTTTGTGCATAAGACAGGGTGACCTACGTGTTTCAGGGTCGGTGATCCATGACCTtcgttaaatatttcatttcatcgcAGCTTAAATCGTTAATTGGTTGTTCCCTATTTTTCAGAGGAAATGGCTTTTACTCAACAACAAATCAATCATTGAACTTTCCTCACCTTTCTTCATTTGTCATTTCGACTTTATATCAAACATTCTACTGGTgagtagaaaatatatctatattacatctGTTTCACACGTATAAACGGAGGACTGTGATATCTTAAGACAATAAactaaagtcagaaaacagctcccaagactttaggaaacattttttcacgctgagagttgctgaagcatggaacaaactgccggcatcagttgttagttgtcggagcactgcatccttcaaaacttccatgctttctgagattcgccacccatacacacacaagcatgtatctgactcatacattgttcgctttccagacatttgtacattactgcatatactttatacgcactttctgacaagttgtggtgcacctgagcactgtatacaataatttcattattatttaaaccaTAATTAACCCACAGGCATTTGTCAGTTTTTTCAAAGAATTTCTCAAGGATTAATATGGAGAACAGTAATCACTTGGATACTTCTAAGAcgaaacacaaaaaaatacataactGTGATATATGTGACAAATCTTTTGCTTCAAACAGTGTTTTAAGAATTCATACAAGAATCCACACGGGAGAGAAACcgtttcactgtgacatctgtgggaaATCTTTTGTTAATAATTCTCATCTTGTAGTTCACAAACGTagtcatacgggagagaaaccctacaattgtgaaatatgtggaaaatattttgtcaataatAGTGATTTGACAAAACATAAACGAATCCACACAGGGGAGAAACCCTaccattgtgaaatctgtgggaaaAAATTTGTGCATAGCAGTGTCTTGACCACACACAAGCGGATCCATACGGGGGAAAAACCTTGTCGTTGTGATGTGTGCGGCAAGTCTTTCACACGAACTTCTCGTCTTGTTATTCATAATCGTattcacactggagaaaaaccttatcactgtgaaatATGTGGCAAGTCTTTTTCCGATAATTCCAATCTTGTTATCCACATTCGTAGTCACACCGGGGAAAAGCCGTTCCACTGTGGGACTTGTGGGAAATCGTTTATTACTAACAGTGATTTAAACAGACACAAGCGAATTCACACGGGAGAGAAACCGTTTCATTGCGAGATCTGCGGCAAGTCTTTTCTCTCGAACAGTGACTTAATAAAGCATAAACGAATTCACACGGGAGAGAAACCGTTTCCGTGTGAAATGTgtggtaaatattttgtaaacaattcTTGTCTTGCTGTTCACAAACGGATACATACGGGAGAAAGAACTTACCATTGTGAAATATGCGGAAAATCTTTTGTGTCTAATAGTGATTTGACTAAACATAAACGAAtccatacgggagagaaaccctaCCATTGTGAGATATGTGGGAAGTGTTTCTCTGTCAATTCCAGTCTAATAGTTCACAAGCGTAGTCACACTGGAGAaagaccatatcattgtgaacTATGTGAGAAATCTTTTATCACTAATGCTCTCTTAAAAACACACCAACTGACACATATTGGAGGGAAACCCTTTAACTgtgaaatgtgaaaaaaaaaacctttttattgAAATACAAACTCTTTATCTGCTAACATgtacatcttatttctttattgcccacaatgggctaaacatggggacaaacaaggaaagacgaagggattaagtcttatttctttattgcccacaaggggctaaacatagaggggacaaacaaggacagacaaagggattaagtcttatttctttattacccacaaagggctaaacatagaggggacaaacaaggacagacgaagggattaagtcttatttctttattacccacaaggggctaaacatagaggggacaaacaaggacagacgaagggattaagtcttatttctttattgcccacaaggggctaaacatagaggggacaaacaaggacagacaaagggattaagtcttatttctttattacccacaaagggctaacatagaggggacaaacaaggacagacgaagggattaagtcttattctttattacccacaaggggctaaacatagaggggacaaacaaggacagacaaagggattaagtcttatttctttattacccacaaagggctaaacatagaggggacaaacaaggacagacgaagggattaagtcttatttctttattgcccacaaggggctaaacatagaggggacaaacaaggacagacaaagggattaagtcttatttctttattacccacaaagggctaaacatagaggggacaaacaaggacagacgaagggattaagtcttatttctttattacccacaaagggctaaacatagaggggacaaacaaggacagacaaagggattaagtcttatttctttattacccacaaagggctaaacatagaggggacaaacaaggacagacgaagggattaagtcttatttctttattacccacaaggggctaaacatagaggggacaaacaaggacagacaaagggattaagtcgattacatcgaccccagtgcgcagctggttcttaatttatcgaccccgaaaggatgaaaggcaaagtcgacctcggcggaatttgaactcagaacgtaacggctacgcatttcgcccgccggcgtgctaacgtttctgccagctcaccgccttataacaTGTACAACATCTATCAATGGTGTGAGTCACAACTTGTCGTTATTACtgaatgtctgctttccatgctggtatgggttggacagtgtgacaggATCTAAGTGAGCTGCAGGCATATGTTATCTGCATTGTGCTCCATGTAAGCATTAGGAAGGGtagccagctgtaaaaaccatgccaaagcaagcaGGGGAGCTTGGCACAGCTTATTAGTTCATGTCaaaaggccgcgagctggcagaatcgttagcatgccgggcgaaatgcttagtggtatttcgtctgccaccacgttctgagttcaaattccgccaaggtcaactttgcctttcgtccatttggggtcgataaattaagtaccagttgtatactggggttaatctaatcgactgtctcCTCCcctccaaattttaggccttgtgcctataatagaaaggattagttCGTGTCAAACCATTCAGCTGATGCTGCTATGGAAAAAGGGTCCTTCgatgatcattgtcatcatcaaatgagcatcttccatgctggcaagggttggataaTTTGACAATCCAGTGAGTCCAAGGATTGCATCATGCTCCAATTTcagctttgatatggtttctacgactggatgcccttcctaatgccaaccactttgtagAGTATGTAGTGggaacttttgtttcttttcatactACCAGCGCTTGTGAGGTCGCCAAGTAACAGGAAAAGAACAAAGTGTGGCGGCGGGTGTGAGATAGGGGTGCTTTATGTCAGTTGTTGACAGGCTTAATTAggatagagggacaagcacaggtgttGTGCTTTAGGGCAGATACATGGCTATTCCACATTATACGAGGATAGGTGATGGTAACTGAGAAAGAGATAATAATGGTGTATGTGAGCAAACTTTCTAGGTCAAGCTCTGTGAATTCTTGTCTACAAATGTTCTTTtgctcaaaaaaaaaatcatttactccattcacctctactaccaccaccacctccttttTATCCATCTGTCACTCTCCCCTCACACTTACCCACGACCCACCCACCCTTCCTGATCCTCTGTCCCTATCCTCTCTTTTCTACTTACCTTGCTGTACTTTAAGGGTATGCTCTGACATCTCATcaccatctttttcttttctcactcACCCTTGTATAATGTGTGGGATAGCCAGATCCCCCCTCTGCAGCCAGAAACCTGAGCGCTGTCCTTCAgtgttcagatttctttgtcaaatgtaaaaaaGCAAATTTCTCACCACACAGCTGCCACCCCTGCACATAAATGGACATGAATTTCAAGAAatagcttctttttttcttttttctttgttttgattacatggaaatttatattatttattcttgAAATTCTTAACTCCTTCCCAAaaaaattgcacttcatattcaaaACTTGAAACTATAAGGAGATACCCTGGCACTCAACTATGAATCCACTGCatcctatagcagaaacagctataagctagtgaagttcataagataatttttttcctttgtcatctctcttttgtgtttttgttcctTAAGACTTAaggatcgtcatcatcgttttttggtaaaaaaaattttttttcaataaaagttgAAAATGTTTACAATGTAAAGGTgttatttaagggagatttggctgttgtttctagcacacccCACGAACACTTTCCTTATTTGTCTGTTACTCCCATAAATAAcccaaaatttattttcataaaaaggTGCCTCCCATCATTTCAAAGACTGTGGTGAAAAACAACTTGGAAAAATCCCTGTAAAATTGGAAAAGATCCAACATACATGGGTGTCCTGATTTGAAACTCCACCAAGAGGTAGAATGAAAGTTTACaggacgtcacacacacacacacacacacacaaatgtacacatactcaGGTAATTATGAGTTTAAGATAGTGTCTTCTAAAGCCATTCAATGTTGACAATATGTAAATTGAGTtatttgtcgtcatcatcatcatcatttagtgtccgctttccatgctagcatgggttggacggttcaactggggtctgtgaagccagaaggctgcatcaggcccagtctgatctggcagtgtttctacggctggatgcccttcctaacgccaaccactccgtgagtgtagtgggtgctttttacgtgccacccggagctggcaaacggccacggacggatggtgctttttacgtgccaccggcacggggccaggcgaggctggcaaacagccacggacggatggtgctttttacgtgccaccggcacggggccaggcgaggctggcaaacagccacggacggatggtgctttttacgttccaccggcacgggggccagtcggagcggcgctggcaattaaatttatatataacc
The DNA window shown above is from Octopus sinensis linkage group LG30, ASM634580v1, whole genome shotgun sequence and carries:
- the LOC115226663 gene encoding zinc finger protein 2-like, coding for MENSNHLDTSKTKHKKIHNCDICDKSFASNSVLRIHTRIHTGEKPFHCDICGKSFVNNSHLVVHKRSHTGEKPYNCEICGKYFVNNSDLTKHKRIHTGEKPYHCEICGKKFVHSSVLTTHKRIHTGEKPCRCDVCGKSFTRTSRLVIHNRIHTGEKPYHCEICGKSFSDNSNLVIHIRSHTGEKPFHCGTCGKSFITNSDLNRHKRIHTGEKPFHCEICGKSFLSNSDLIKHKRIHTGEKPFPCEMCGKYFVNNSCLAVHKRIHTGERTYHCEICGKSFVSNSDLTKHKRIHTGEKPYHCEICGKCFSVNSSLIVHKRSHTGERPYHCELCEKSFITNALLKTHQLTHIGGKPFNCEM